A single window of Venturia canescens isolate UGA chromosome 3, ASM1945775v1, whole genome shotgun sequence DNA harbors:
- the LOC122408092 gene encoding ral GTPase-activating protein subunit beta isoform X8: MNLGVFNRVNLKDSGGGMYSEWASLSALIQRGSEESQSVLEKFSPVAGREVALSIVRQLATSLGITQAAEPSPLTTDKEVQWCMEVICFGLSLPLAEHDTVRDCVNVYCEWLSALYASPKISVPRPIVEDTNFYARKIISHFHNLFVPRKGEGTDTINRQAVLCHRVLRTLQQVARGPATLDGETWESLLLFLIGINDALLAPPAVREDAGEQLCERVLGVLLEVWLVACERNFPSPPLWRTLRESCLRWRHRLALIEQWNRVCLALTAKLLHIMYGPMFPELKINEEDAQLVPSTMSDEAVAQAWYRLLRTVGDPVDLCRPAVVSQTQAFLQYAIASPNVVDPCQHPCLQGLPQIFLKAIKGIAGQVDAFLGVSQACCWEECCATSAVPGSGPGGTGGVGADRPAGKDQPQPSPTPPTQRRLAKSFSVTPSAVTKGMPKASLIGLTTSRISNAQPAAVANSGPPSTSSTTSVTSLGQDIRPPLAPGRPKCNSILHLFGEWLFEAAFVGTDGWSQNLPQPLGASKRPSSVLVDGPSSLQETISAIPPSLSIDRYESGRAEAIGALCRIFCAKKTGEEILPVYLARFYQAMYHGLKVDESRECGETLASILLNSVDLFRLDLDGIEVLAPAVLKALEVVLPEKDLKLKSSSVSKIELRRASIHLLISMLALPLHYQNLVIRELPTLSTVLNAEKNQLTFASLKPRLMNLLINALQVETDPQNTHMLLGGLLLSVQDSAAAEEVEQVTQPDITGYIPNSTPTNLLSSVCSDSASQISISSDQRSLGDTSDISTLQEECIAFDSAHALFVRATYLVCHRLISSWKTDLNISLAALEMLSGLARTRIRETARRLTDALECKRAVKWLCDYITYQCWRPPPAHSKDLHSSIVAAFGCLTTWLTAHPQLLQDKDCLTTVLEVVELGVSGTKSIGKPGEPIKMKDEKALKPASMRVRDAADALLTTILEQVGYFPSACGAQSLSSLLDEVSLLRHCNSWPGGRVGRPAAVERFRYFVAENATMLALLEEPLGNDQDPQPTVTVLIRGPFGRHVWTMQLRHLPRHRSSTRSINMNPGRPLPLAEATPRVEYKPRFFPDNIDRIPHCKVDESIPSLEAVMNDTESVKNEHQLLSQFLERQIKLESKISEQLNEGFDQNEKIEDCAPPQICHEFQTARLFLSHFGFLNLEGKSNEESVASGLTALDQNVPGFCTDLENLDHISPRTCDTVHIFYVKAGQKNPMEIVSNVLHENNVSSNFLEFLSSLGWPVSVSGHAGWTGHVSTSWRVTLDPNVPQPARNNHGGALYNGDTHVLYWADVSSEIAFVVPAHCNLPSQVVDNVEDVSYSSDISNGQNWFERSISESAGSRTSITLSQGNSQGPRTMSLDLEKQPSSIPGSGPPSVSSTEPVRPRRTTRHHLPGQTDTRIMVVWLESLEDYAQFPIADLLPCTNTGLESSRTLLPSDVQVIFLQALSNGLLRVRLQGPVSRINLATPLIDGMIVSRRALGTMVRQTALNMGRRRRLDNDSYHPPHVRRRLKIQDMVQKYKRNLSQPELLTLLFGSTQT; encoded by the exons ATGAATTTAGGCGTATTCAACAGAGTCAATCTCAAG gattcaGGGGGAGGAATGTATTCCGAATGGGCATCGCTAAGTGCCCTGATACAGCGGGGCTCCGAAGAGTCTCAAAGTGTGTTAGAGAAATTCTCACCGGTTGCTGGTCGAGAGGTTGCGTTATCAATAGTTCGTCAGTTAGCGACAAGTCTGGGTATAACACAAGCAGCGGAGCCAAGTCCTTTGACCACTGACAAAGAAGTGCAATGGTGTATGGAAGTAATTTGTTTCGGTTTATCGTTGCCTCTTGCCGAACATGATACGGTTCGGGACTGTGTCAACGTTTATTGTGAATGGCTTTCGGCGCTTTATGCCTCACCAAAAATATCTGTACCAAGGCCCATTGTTGAAGACACCAATTTCTATGCCAGAAAAATCATCAGTCATTTTCACAACCTTTTTGTTCCCAGAAAAGGCGAGG GAACGGATACGATAAATAGACAAGCAGTACTGTGCCACAGAGTACTTAGAACGTTGCAACAAGTTGCAAGAGGGCCAGCAACTCTTGATGGTGAAACGTGGGAAAGCTTATTACTATTTCTCATCGGTATTAATGATGCTTTGTTAGCACCTCCAGCCGTGAGAGAGGACGCTGGTGAGCAGCTCTGCGAGAGAGTGCTGGGCGTATTGTTAGAG GTTTGGCTGGTCGCTTGCGAGCGGAACTTCCCTTCGCCACCACTCTGGCGAACGTTACGAGAATCGTGTCTCCGCTGGCGTCACAGACTCGCTCTTATCGAACAATGGAATCGGGTCTGTTTAGCGTTAACAGCTAAATTATTGCACATTATGTACGGGCCGATGTTCCCTGAATTAAAAATAA ATGAGGAGGACGCGCAACTGGTACCATCTACGATGTCCGATGAAGCGGTCGCCCAGGCCTGGTATCGCCTACTTCGTACAGTCGGTGACCCCGTCGATCTCTGCAGACCAGCTGTCGTATCGCAGACTCAAGCTTTCCTACAGTATGCAATAGCCAGTCCGAATGTTGTTGATCCTTGTCAGCATCCCTGTTTGCAAGGGCTACcgcagatttttttaaaagctATCAAAGGTATTGCCGGACAGGTCGACGCGTTTTTAG gGGTCTCACAGGCATGCTGTTGGGAGGAATGTTGCGCGACCAGTGCCGTACCGGGTTCCGGTCCCGGTGGCACTGGTGGTGTCGGGGCCGACAGGCCTGCTGGCAAGGATCAGCCTCAGCCTTCCCCTACGCCCCCGACACAACGCAGACTCGCCAAAAGTTTCAGCGTCACACCTTCCGCAGTCACCAAGG GGATGCCAAAAGCTTCGCTCATCGGACTGACGACTAGTCGGATTTCGAACGCCCAACCTGCCGCTGTAGCCAATTCCGGGCCACCATCGACGTCCAGTACAACTT cCGTGACCTCGCTCGGGCAAGATATTCGGCCTCCATTGGCTCCAGGCCGTCCAAAATGCAACAGTATTTTACATCTGTTTGGTGAATGGTTGTTCGAAGCTGCGTTCGTCGGCACGGATGGATGGTCCCAGAATTTGCCAC AGCCATTGGGAGCATCGAAACGTCCATCTTCGGTTCTGGTGGACGGTCCAAGTTCACTTCAAGAAACGATTAGTGCGATTCCACCATCGCTGAGCATAGATCGCTACGAATCCGGGCGTGCAGAAGCGATTGGTGCATTGTGTCGAATATTTTGCGCTAAAAAAACGGGAGAGGAAATTCTCCCGGTTTACTTGGCTCGATTTTATCAAGCCATGTATCACGGCCTTAAAGTCGATGAG tcGAGAGAATGTGGCGAAACTTTGGCAAGCATCTTGCTGAATTCTGTGGACTTGTTTCGACTGGATCTCGATGGCATCGAAGTATTAGCACCAGCGGTATTGAAGGCACTCGAAGTCGTGCTGCCAGAGAaagatttgaaattaaaatcgaGTTCTGTATCGAAAATCGAATTGCGAAGAGCTTCAATTCATCTACTGATTTCCATGTTGGCGTTACCTCTGCACTATCAG AACCTCGTGATTCGGGAACTTCCAACGTTGTCGACTGTCCTAAACGCGGAGAAAAATCAGTTAACATTTGCATCACTGAAACCAAGGCTTATGAATCTTTTAATAAATGCTCTTCAAGTTGAAACGGATCCGCAAAACACTCATATGCTTCTTG GTGGACTTCTACTCAGTGTGCAGGATTCAGCGGCGGCCGAAGAAGTAGAACAAGTAACACAGCCGGACATTACTGGTTACATACCCAATAGCACACCGACAAACTTATTGTCTTCCG TCTGCAGCGATTCGGCCAGTCAAATAAGCATTTCCAGTGACCAACGCTCGCTCGGCGATACGTCTGATATTTCGACACTTCAAGAGGAATGCATTGCTTTCG ACTCAGCGCATGCTCTTTTCGTCAGAGCCACGTATCTCGTTTGTCACAGGCTCATTTCCTCATGGAAAACCGATCTCAACATTTCTCTCGCTGCTCTCGAAATGCTCTCTGGACTAGCAAGGACTCGCATCCGTGAAACAG CAAGGCGACTGACAG ATGCTCTTGAATGCAAACGTGCTGTCAAGTGGCTGTGTGATTACATAACTTACCAATGCTGGCGTCCACCACCGGCTCACTCCAAGGATCTTCATTCCTCCATTGTTGCAGCATTTGGCTGTTTGACAACTTGGTTGACAGCGCATCCTCAACTTTTGCAG GACAAGGACTGCTTAACCACGGTACTGGAAGTTGTAGAACTTGGAGTCTCGGGTACGAAAAGTATAGGGAAACCTGGCGAGCCGATTAAAATGAAGGACGAGAAAGCATTGAAGCCTGCTTCGATGAGAGTTCGGGATGCTGCCGATGCGCTTCTAACGACAATTTTAGAACAG GTCGGTTATTTTCCGAGTGCTTGCGGGGCACAATCTTTGTCTTCGTTGCTCGACGAAGTTTCGTTACTTCGTCATTGCAATAGCTGGCCCGGTGGTCGAGTAGGACGACCCGCTGCGGTGGAGCGTTTCCGATATTTCGTAGCCGAAAATGCAACGATGCTAGCCCTCTTGGAAGAACCCCTTGGCAATGATCAAGATCCTCAGCCAACGGTGACAGTGCTCATTCGAGGACCTTTTGGTAGACACGTTTGGACAATGCAACTTCGACACTTGCCGCGACACAGATCGAGCACTAGAAGCATCAATATGAATCCTGGAAGGCCTTTGCCACTCGCTGAAGCCACGCCGCGTGTCGAATACAAACCTCGATTTTTCCCCGACAATATTGACAGAATTCCACATTGTAAAGT TGACGAGTCGATTCCGAGTCTTGAAGCGGTCATGAACGACACCGAATCAGTGAAAAACGAACACCAGTTGTTGTCACAATTTTTGGAAAGGCAAATAAAGCTCGAATCAAAAATAAGTGAGCAACTCAATGAGGGATTCGATCagaatgagaaaattgaagattgCGCACCGCCGCAGATCTGTCATGAGTTCCAAACAGCGAGGCTATTCCTGAGTCACTTTGGATTTTTAAATCTTGAAGGAAAGAGTAACGAAGAATCTGTCGCTAGTGGCCTCACCGCTCTCGATCAAAACGTTCCTGGTTTTTGTACTGACCTTGAAAATCTCGATCATATCAGCCCGAGAACTTGCGACACTGTCCATATTTTTTACGTTAAAGCTGGCCAAAAAAATCCGATGGAAATAGTCTCCAATgtg CTCCACGAAAACAACGTGTCCTCAAATTTCCTTGAGTTCCTGAGTTCTCTTGGATGGCCAGTTTCCGTATCGGGTCACGCCGGTTGGACTGGCCACGTATCCACGTCCTGGCGCGTTACTCTGGACCCAAATGTTCCACAGCCAGCTCGAAATAATCACGGTGGAGCTCTTTACAACGGAGATACTCACGTGCTTTATTGGGCTGATGTTAGTTCGGAGATAGCTTTCGTCGTGCCGGCACACTGTAACCTACCCAGTCAAGTCGTCGATAATGTTGAAGATGTCAGTTACAGCAGCGATATTAGTAATGGACAAA ATTGGTTTGAAAGGAGCATCAGCGAGTCAGCTGGTTCTCGAACATCAATCACCCTGTCGCAAGGGAACTCGCAAGGTCCTCGCACAATGTCACTGGACCTTGAGAAACAACCTTCGAGCATTCCGGGCTCGGGACCTCCCAGTGTATCGAGCACGGAACCTGTCAGACCGAGAAGAACCACGCGGCATCATCTTCCGGGCCAAACGGATACGAGAATTATGGTCGTTTGGCTCGAAAGTTTGGAGGATTATGCACAGTTCCCAATTG CTGATCTTCTCCCCTGCACAAACACCGGTCTCGAAAGCTCCAGGACGTTGCTACCATCAGACGTCCaagtgatttttcttcaaGCTCTTAGCAACGGTTTACTTCGAGTTAGACTACAAGGTCCAGTGTCGAGAATAAATTTGGCTACACCCCTCATTGATGGAATGATCGTTTCGAGGAGAGCCTTGGGTACGATGGTACGACAAACAGCCTTAAATATGGGCCGTCGAAGGAGGCTAGATAATGACAG TTATCATCCACCCCATGTGAGAAGACGTCTAAAAATCCAGGATATGGTCCAAAAGTACAAAAGAAATTTGTCTCAACCTGAATTGTTGACCTTGTTGTTCGGCAGCACACAAACTTAG
- the LOC122408092 gene encoding ral GTPase-activating protein subunit beta isoform X4 encodes MNLGVFNRVNLKDSGGGMYSEWASLSALIQRGSEESQSVLEKFSPVAGREVALSIVRQLATSLGITQAAEPSPLTTDKEVQWCMEVICFGLSLPLAEHDTVRDCVNVYCEWLSALYASPKISVPRPIVEDTNFYARKIISHFHNLFVPRKGEGTDTINRQAVLCHRVLRTLQQVARGPATLDGETWESLLLFLIGINDALLAPPAVREDAGEQLCERVLGVLLEVWLVACERNFPSPPLWRTLRESCLRWRHRLALIEQWNRVCLALTAKLLHIMYGPMFPELKINEEDAQLVPSTMSDEAVAQAWYRLLRTVGDPVDLCRPAVVSQTQAFLQYAIASPNVVDPCQHPCLQGLPQIFLKAIKGIAGQVDAFLGVSQACCWEECCATSAVPGSGPGGTGGVGADRPAGKDQPQPSPTPPTQRRLAKSFSVTPSAVTKGMPKASLIGLTTSRISNAQPAAVANSGPPSTSSTTSVTSLGQDIRPPLAPGRPKCNSILHLFGEWLFEAAFVGTDGWSQNLPQPLGASKRPSSVLVDGPSSLQETISAIPPSLSIDRYESGRAEAIGALCRIFCAKKTGEEILPVYLARFYQAMYHGLKVDESRECGETLASILLNSVDLFRLDLDGIEVLAPAVLKALEVVLPEKDLKLKSSSVSKIELRRASIHLLISMLALPLHYQNLVIRELPTLSTVLNAEKNQLTFASLKPRLMNLLINALQVETDPQNTHMLLGGLLLSVQDSAAAEEVEQVTQPDITGYIPNSTPTNLLSSVCSDSASQISISSDQRSLGDTSDISTLQEECIAFDSAHALFVRATYLVCHRLISSWKTDLNISLAALEMLSGLARTRIRETAARRLTDALECKRAVKWLCDYITYQCWRPPPAHSKDLHSSIVAAFGCLTTWLTAHPQLLQDKDCLTTVLEVVELGVSGTKSIGKPGEPIKMKDEKALKPASMRVRDAADALLTTILEQVGYFPSACGAQSLSSLLDEVSLLRHCNSWPGGRVGRPAAVERFRYFVAENATMLALLEEPLGNDQDPQPTVTVLIRGPFGRHVWTMQLRHLPRHRSSTRSINMNPGRPLPLAEATPRVEYKPRFFPDNIDRIPHCKVDESIPSLEAVMNDTESVKNEHQLLSQFLERQIKLESKISEQLNEGFDQNEKIEDCAPPQICHEFQTARLFLSHFGFLNLEGKSNEESVASGLTALDQNVPGFCTDLENLDHISPRTCDTVHIFYVKAGQKNPMEIVSNVLHENNVSSNFLEFLSSLGWPVSVSGHAGWTGHVSTSWRVTLDPNVPQPARNNHGGALYNGDTHVLYWADVSSEIAFVVPAHCNLPSQVVDNVEDVSYSSDISNGQNWFERSISESAGSRTSITLSQGNSQGPRTMSLDLEKQPSSIPGSGPPSVSSTEPVRPRRTTRHHLPGQTDTRIMVVWLESLEDYAQFPIADLLPCTNTGLESSRTLLPSDVQVIFLQALSNGLLRVRLQGPVSRINLATPLIDGMIVSRRALGTMVRQTALNMGRRRRLDNDSYHPPHVRRRLKIQDMVQKYKRNLSQPELLTLLFGSTQT; translated from the exons ATGAATTTAGGCGTATTCAACAGAGTCAATCTCAAG gattcaGGGGGAGGAATGTATTCCGAATGGGCATCGCTAAGTGCCCTGATACAGCGGGGCTCCGAAGAGTCTCAAAGTGTGTTAGAGAAATTCTCACCGGTTGCTGGTCGAGAGGTTGCGTTATCAATAGTTCGTCAGTTAGCGACAAGTCTGGGTATAACACAAGCAGCGGAGCCAAGTCCTTTGACCACTGACAAAGAAGTGCAATGGTGTATGGAAGTAATTTGTTTCGGTTTATCGTTGCCTCTTGCCGAACATGATACGGTTCGGGACTGTGTCAACGTTTATTGTGAATGGCTTTCGGCGCTTTATGCCTCACCAAAAATATCTGTACCAAGGCCCATTGTTGAAGACACCAATTTCTATGCCAGAAAAATCATCAGTCATTTTCACAACCTTTTTGTTCCCAGAAAAGGCGAGG GAACGGATACGATAAATAGACAAGCAGTACTGTGCCACAGAGTACTTAGAACGTTGCAACAAGTTGCAAGAGGGCCAGCAACTCTTGATGGTGAAACGTGGGAAAGCTTATTACTATTTCTCATCGGTATTAATGATGCTTTGTTAGCACCTCCAGCCGTGAGAGAGGACGCTGGTGAGCAGCTCTGCGAGAGAGTGCTGGGCGTATTGTTAGAG GTTTGGCTGGTCGCTTGCGAGCGGAACTTCCCTTCGCCACCACTCTGGCGAACGTTACGAGAATCGTGTCTCCGCTGGCGTCACAGACTCGCTCTTATCGAACAATGGAATCGGGTCTGTTTAGCGTTAACAGCTAAATTATTGCACATTATGTACGGGCCGATGTTCCCTGAATTAAAAATAA ATGAGGAGGACGCGCAACTGGTACCATCTACGATGTCCGATGAAGCGGTCGCCCAGGCCTGGTATCGCCTACTTCGTACAGTCGGTGACCCCGTCGATCTCTGCAGACCAGCTGTCGTATCGCAGACTCAAGCTTTCCTACAGTATGCAATAGCCAGTCCGAATGTTGTTGATCCTTGTCAGCATCCCTGTTTGCAAGGGCTACcgcagatttttttaaaagctATCAAAGGTATTGCCGGACAGGTCGACGCGTTTTTAG gGGTCTCACAGGCATGCTGTTGGGAGGAATGTTGCGCGACCAGTGCCGTACCGGGTTCCGGTCCCGGTGGCACTGGTGGTGTCGGGGCCGACAGGCCTGCTGGCAAGGATCAGCCTCAGCCTTCCCCTACGCCCCCGACACAACGCAGACTCGCCAAAAGTTTCAGCGTCACACCTTCCGCAGTCACCAAGG GGATGCCAAAAGCTTCGCTCATCGGACTGACGACTAGTCGGATTTCGAACGCCCAACCTGCCGCTGTAGCCAATTCCGGGCCACCATCGACGTCCAGTACAACTT cCGTGACCTCGCTCGGGCAAGATATTCGGCCTCCATTGGCTCCAGGCCGTCCAAAATGCAACAGTATTTTACATCTGTTTGGTGAATGGTTGTTCGAAGCTGCGTTCGTCGGCACGGATGGATGGTCCCAGAATTTGCCAC AGCCATTGGGAGCATCGAAACGTCCATCTTCGGTTCTGGTGGACGGTCCAAGTTCACTTCAAGAAACGATTAGTGCGATTCCACCATCGCTGAGCATAGATCGCTACGAATCCGGGCGTGCAGAAGCGATTGGTGCATTGTGTCGAATATTTTGCGCTAAAAAAACGGGAGAGGAAATTCTCCCGGTTTACTTGGCTCGATTTTATCAAGCCATGTATCACGGCCTTAAAGTCGATGAG tcGAGAGAATGTGGCGAAACTTTGGCAAGCATCTTGCTGAATTCTGTGGACTTGTTTCGACTGGATCTCGATGGCATCGAAGTATTAGCACCAGCGGTATTGAAGGCACTCGAAGTCGTGCTGCCAGAGAaagatttgaaattaaaatcgaGTTCTGTATCGAAAATCGAATTGCGAAGAGCTTCAATTCATCTACTGATTTCCATGTTGGCGTTACCTCTGCACTATCAG AACCTCGTGATTCGGGAACTTCCAACGTTGTCGACTGTCCTAAACGCGGAGAAAAATCAGTTAACATTTGCATCACTGAAACCAAGGCTTATGAATCTTTTAATAAATGCTCTTCAAGTTGAAACGGATCCGCAAAACACTCATATGCTTCTTG GTGGACTTCTACTCAGTGTGCAGGATTCAGCGGCGGCCGAAGAAGTAGAACAAGTAACACAGCCGGACATTACTGGTTACATACCCAATAGCACACCGACAAACTTATTGTCTTCCG TCTGCAGCGATTCGGCCAGTCAAATAAGCATTTCCAGTGACCAACGCTCGCTCGGCGATACGTCTGATATTTCGACACTTCAAGAGGAATGCATTGCTTTCG ACTCAGCGCATGCTCTTTTCGTCAGAGCCACGTATCTCGTTTGTCACAGGCTCATTTCCTCATGGAAAACCGATCTCAACATTTCTCTCGCTGCTCTCGAAATGCTCTCTGGACTAGCAAGGACTCGCATCCGTGAAACAG CAGCAAGGCGACTGACAG ATGCTCTTGAATGCAAACGTGCTGTCAAGTGGCTGTGTGATTACATAACTTACCAATGCTGGCGTCCACCACCGGCTCACTCCAAGGATCTTCATTCCTCCATTGTTGCAGCATTTGGCTGTTTGACAACTTGGTTGACAGCGCATCCTCAACTTTTGCAG GACAAGGACTGCTTAACCACGGTACTGGAAGTTGTAGAACTTGGAGTCTCGGGTACGAAAAGTATAGGGAAACCTGGCGAGCCGATTAAAATGAAGGACGAGAAAGCATTGAAGCCTGCTTCGATGAGAGTTCGGGATGCTGCCGATGCGCTTCTAACGACAATTTTAGAACAG GTCGGTTATTTTCCGAGTGCTTGCGGGGCACAATCTTTGTCTTCGTTGCTCGACGAAGTTTCGTTACTTCGTCATTGCAATAGCTGGCCCGGTGGTCGAGTAGGACGACCCGCTGCGGTGGAGCGTTTCCGATATTTCGTAGCCGAAAATGCAACGATGCTAGCCCTCTTGGAAGAACCCCTTGGCAATGATCAAGATCCTCAGCCAACGGTGACAGTGCTCATTCGAGGACCTTTTGGTAGACACGTTTGGACAATGCAACTTCGACACTTGCCGCGACACAGATCGAGCACTAGAAGCATCAATATGAATCCTGGAAGGCCTTTGCCACTCGCTGAAGCCACGCCGCGTGTCGAATACAAACCTCGATTTTTCCCCGACAATATTGACAGAATTCCACATTGTAAAGT TGACGAGTCGATTCCGAGTCTTGAAGCGGTCATGAACGACACCGAATCAGTGAAAAACGAACACCAGTTGTTGTCACAATTTTTGGAAAGGCAAATAAAGCTCGAATCAAAAATAAGTGAGCAACTCAATGAGGGATTCGATCagaatgagaaaattgaagattgCGCACCGCCGCAGATCTGTCATGAGTTCCAAACAGCGAGGCTATTCCTGAGTCACTTTGGATTTTTAAATCTTGAAGGAAAGAGTAACGAAGAATCTGTCGCTAGTGGCCTCACCGCTCTCGATCAAAACGTTCCTGGTTTTTGTACTGACCTTGAAAATCTCGATCATATCAGCCCGAGAACTTGCGACACTGTCCATATTTTTTACGTTAAAGCTGGCCAAAAAAATCCGATGGAAATAGTCTCCAATgtg CTCCACGAAAACAACGTGTCCTCAAATTTCCTTGAGTTCCTGAGTTCTCTTGGATGGCCAGTTTCCGTATCGGGTCACGCCGGTTGGACTGGCCACGTATCCACGTCCTGGCGCGTTACTCTGGACCCAAATGTTCCACAGCCAGCTCGAAATAATCACGGTGGAGCTCTTTACAACGGAGATACTCACGTGCTTTATTGGGCTGATGTTAGTTCGGAGATAGCTTTCGTCGTGCCGGCACACTGTAACCTACCCAGTCAAGTCGTCGATAATGTTGAAGATGTCAGTTACAGCAGCGATATTAGTAATGGACAAA ATTGGTTTGAAAGGAGCATCAGCGAGTCAGCTGGTTCTCGAACATCAATCACCCTGTCGCAAGGGAACTCGCAAGGTCCTCGCACAATGTCACTGGACCTTGAGAAACAACCTTCGAGCATTCCGGGCTCGGGACCTCCCAGTGTATCGAGCACGGAACCTGTCAGACCGAGAAGAACCACGCGGCATCATCTTCCGGGCCAAACGGATACGAGAATTATGGTCGTTTGGCTCGAAAGTTTGGAGGATTATGCACAGTTCCCAATTG CTGATCTTCTCCCCTGCACAAACACCGGTCTCGAAAGCTCCAGGACGTTGCTACCATCAGACGTCCaagtgatttttcttcaaGCTCTTAGCAACGGTTTACTTCGAGTTAGACTACAAGGTCCAGTGTCGAGAATAAATTTGGCTACACCCCTCATTGATGGAATGATCGTTTCGAGGAGAGCCTTGGGTACGATGGTACGACAAACAGCCTTAAATATGGGCCGTCGAAGGAGGCTAGATAATGACAG TTATCATCCACCCCATGTGAGAAGACGTCTAAAAATCCAGGATATGGTCCAAAAGTACAAAAGAAATTTGTCTCAACCTGAATTGTTGACCTTGTTGTTCGGCAGCACACAAACTTAG